From a single Bufo bufo chromosome 9, aBufBuf1.1, whole genome shotgun sequence genomic region:
- the LOC120979786 gene encoding LOW QUALITY PROTEIN: transcription initiation factor IIB-like (The sequence of the model RefSeq protein was modified relative to this genomic sequence to represent the inferred CDS: inserted 5 bases in 5 codons), with amino-acid sequence MNNTLTFVCLYFFVLGKGAASFDEFGNNKYQNRRTMSSSDRAMMNAFKEISTMADRINLPRNIIDRTNNLFKQVYEQKSLKGRSNDAIASACLYIACRQEGVPRTFKEICAVSRISKKEIGRCFKLILKALETNVDLITTGDXMSRFCSNXGLTKQVQMAATYIARKAVELDLVXGRSPISVAAAXIYMASQASAEKRTQKEIGDIAGVADVTIRQXYRLIYPRAQTCSCRLQVDTPVDNSVILGSVEEAVLTVIDSYLCIQP; translated from the exons ATGAATAATACTTTAACATTTGTATGTCTGTATTTTTTTGTCCTAGGGAAAGGTGCAGCAAGTTTTGATGAGTTTGGGAATAATAAATACCAGAACCGTAGGACAATGAGCAGCTCGGACAGAGCCATGATGAATGCGTTTAAGGAAATTTCCACTATGGCAGACAGAATAAACCTCCCCCGTAATATTATT GATCGGACAAATAATTTATTTAAACAAGTGTATGAACAGAAGAGCTTGAAGGGTAGAAGTAACGACGCCATAGCTTCTGCATGTCTGTATATTGCCTGTAGACAAGAAGGTGTACCCCGGACATTTAAAG AAATCTGCGCCGTCTCAAGGATCTCCAAGAAAGAAATTGGCAGATGTTTTAAGCTGATCTTGAAGGCGCTGGAAACAAATGTGGATTTGATTACGACGGGAG TAATGTCCAGGTTCTGTTCAA TGGGTCTCACCaaacaagtgcagatggcagctACTTACATTGCACGCAAAGCTGTGGAGCtggacttgg ctggaagaagtCCCATATCCGTGGCAGCTG CCATTTACATGGCTTCACAAGCATCTGCTGAAAAGAGAACGCAGAAAG AAATCGGTGACATAGCCGGTGTAGCTGATGTCACCATCCGAC TCTACAGACTCATCTACCCACGGGCTCAGACTTGTTCCTGCAGACTTCAAGTTGACACACCCGTTGACAA TTCTGTCATTCTGGGCTCTGTTGAGGAGGCGGTCTTAacggtgattgacagctatctctgtattcagCCATAG